In a genomic window of Clavelina lepadiformis chromosome 7, kaClaLepa1.1, whole genome shotgun sequence:
- the LOC143464590 gene encoding kelch-like protein 25, translated as MGNQPSLNLFGSGCKCLHYVWSRTSTTFSLDKPIKTSLSTNNGHFMKMLAKLNEMRQSEILTDVEIRHGHTCFPCHSIVLFLRSSYFEKILSKIWDQGASDKNKTIQIEESDIEIDVIQNLLGFVYTGSIDIPKDQVVKYLEGAKKWDLLYIRISEKVNVSLYSQRESTNTVYSLTFTEEELDLPFIRVVEKEFEKSLKKKFSSYCPLPPSLNNDRRVFPPFNFVVNVSNEKSICCHRELLVTFSEYFYAMLSTSSFREHSQDNVTLQDVNETTLSSVITYMYASTTSKELNYSSAMDIASVTGWLCRESGLFQQAEEFLIESASWCKSIQLVQFAERHSLFKLHSVASYYAWSGLAWNVQFTHCKELKNLTPDIVCDYLSNDNLCVLNELDIISTVKRWAEEKKNAAHIYNVFKRTVRLHLLSLPVLERVIEEMKPYPQTKLHYKKETYDQIRNDIDAVCEIAKKMPLEMRILHYNQSFRRCCRKSVIMKVFSGGRTCFYIYSIQEVTGEEPTEIENPASKCLKLNMCCAFQYLEQNLLQFAVEVFNNLVYISGGKDECRVVLFHPLFHTWNVGPSLPEVRWGHRMVTVGDSLYVLGGYGKNGKFVKNVNKLKFRESKWTVETTVLFDAPNLVCVVWNETIYCFCIPSIGKSRGLLHCYSTKLQTWFQPFPLPFPDDSIPLYFTYAITFGDNIFVFGDILPLRQAVLVSIFDVKKEKWYPATYHLHTVGTPFVYNDKMYYLKSSDYRPKLLPFTKKLSFKISLLDMTSNGSDNFEAQDLLVNLPDEESLPDFVTDFSEPTNHPEFVNLYT; from the exons ATGGGAAATCAACCAAGTTTGAATTTGTTTGGAAGTGGGTGCAAATGTCTTCATTATGTTTGGTCTAGAACCTCAACCACTTTCTCTCTTGATAAACCAATCAAGACATCATTGTCAACTAACAATGGTCATTTCATGAAAATGCTTGCCAAATTGAATGAAATGAGGCAGTCAG AAATACTAACAGATGTTGAAATTCGACATGGGCATACATGTTTTCCTTGCCACtccattgttttgtttttacgtTCATCCTATTTTGAGAAGATATTGTCAAAGATATGGGATCAAGGAGCTTCAG acaaaaacaaaaccattcaAATTGAAGAAAGTGATATAGAGATAGATGTAATCCAAAATCTACTTGGTTTTGTGTATACTGGAAGCATTGATATACCAAAGGATCAAGTGGTCAA ATATCTAGAAGGTGCAAAGAAATGGGACCTCCTATACATAAGAATTAGTGAGAAAGTAAATGTCAGCTTGTATTCACAGCGTGAATCAACAAACACCGTTTATAGCTTAACATTTACAGAGGAAGAATTGGACCTACCGTTTATTCGTGTCGTTGAAAAAGAATTTGAGAaaagtttgaagaaaaa ATTTAGTTCATACTGTCCATTACCACCATCACTGAACAATGACAGACGTGTTTTTCCTccgtttaattttgttgtgaaTGTTAGCAATGAAAAAAGCATTTGCTGTCATAG GGAGTTGCTGGTGACATTCAGTGAATATTTTTATGCGATGCTTAGTACATCTTCCTTTAGAGAACATTCACAAGACAATGTAACTTTGCAAGATGTCAATGAAACTACATTATC GTCCGTCATAACTTACATGTACGCATCGACTACATCAAAAGAACTGAATTATAGCAGTGCAATGGACATTGCATCTGTGACTGGATGGCTTTGTCGTGAGTCAGGTCTTTTTCAACAAGCTGaagaatttttg ATTGAAAGTGCCTCATGGTGTAAATCCATTCAACTTGTGCAATTTGCTGAAAGACATTCACTTTTCAAGCTCCATTCAGTTGCCAGTTACTATGCCTGGAGTGGGCTCGCATGGAATGTGCAGTTTACTCATTGTAAAGAACTGAAGAACCTGACTCCTGATATAGTTTGCGATTATCTGTCAAATGATAATTTGTGTGTACTAAATGAGCTTGAT ATTATCAGTACTGTTAAGAGATGGGCTGAAGAGAAAAAGAATGCAGCACATATATacaatgttttcaaaagaacTGTTCGTCTTCATCTTCTTAGTCTACCTGTTCTTGAGCGTGTTATCGAGGAAATGAAACCGTATCCACAAACCAAATTACattacaaaaaagaaacatatgACCAAATTAGAAACGATATTGATGCTGTATGTGAGATTGCAAAGAAAATGCCATTGGAAATGCGCATCCTACATTATAATCAATCATTCAGGCGTTGCTGTAGAAAG agTGTCATCATGAAGGTATTCAGTGGTGGGAGAACATGTTTCTATATTTACAG CATTCAAGAAGTAACTGGTGAGGAACCCACAGAAATTGAAAACCCAGCCTCCAAGTGCCTCAAGCTTAACATGTGCTGTGCATTTCAATACTTGg AGCAAAATTTGTTGCAGTTTGCTGTGGAAGTCTTCAATAATTTGGTCTATATTTCTG GTGGAAAAGATGAATGTAGGGTGGTTTTATTTCATCCCCTTTTTCATACATGGAATGTAGGTCCTTCTCTTCCTGAAGTACGCTGGGGCCACCGCATGGTGACTGTTGGTGACAGTCTTTATGTTTTAg GTGGATATGGAAAAAACGGcaagtttgttaaaaatgtaaacaaactgAAGTTTCGTGAATCGAAGTGGACAGTTGAGACAACAGTTTTGTTTGATGCGCCCAACCTGGTTTGTGTTGTTTGGAATGAAACAATATATTGCTTTTGCATTCCATCAATTGGAAAGAGTAGAGGATTGCTTCATTGCTATTCaacaaaattgcaaacttGGTTTCAACCTTTCCCATTACCATTTCCAGATGATTCCATTCCACTCTACTTTACTTATGCT atcacTTTTGGTGACAACATCTTTGTATTTGGTGACATTTTGCCGCTACGACAAGCTGTCTTG GTTTCAATTTTTGATGTGAAAAAGGAGAAATGGTATCCAGCCACTTATCACCTCCATACAGTTGGGACACCATTTGTGTATAATGATAAGATGTATTACCTAAAATCTAGCGACTATAGACCAAAACTTCTACCTTTCACTAAAAAATTATCATTCAAAATAAGCTTACTTGACATGACCTCCAATGGCAGTGATAACTTTGAA GCACAAGATCTACTTGTAAATCTGCCAGATGAAGAAAGTCTCCCAGATTTTGTTACCGATTTTTCAGAGCCAACTAATCACCCAGAGTTTGTGAACTTATACACTTAA